The sequence below is a genomic window from Glycine max cultivar Williams 82 chromosome 20, Glycine_max_v4.0, whole genome shotgun sequence.
tatatatatatatatatatatattcatgcaaaattctatatttaatattaattatattatttattatatttacttttataatattttttcccaCTAATAATGATAAAAGGTTATCCTTATTactaagtaattttaaaatcatattttaattggtatgcaatttatttaacaatttcaaattagagcctttaagataaaaatataactgCATGAAATACTTGAAAATATATCTTCAGCATAGGGATTAAAATTATCAACAGTATCCTGTACAAAAAGAAAGgcatatcaaatatattttatacccTACCAGTAAACATAGCCTACATTTTTGGTTTGCAGGCTGATAATATCATTTTCCCCAAAGGGCTTAGTGGACTCCATGTCATAATCTCTTGAAAACTATTCCAATCCAACCTGAGCATAAAAACAATTGCAATTAATAAAAGCttcgtataaaaaaaataaaacaagatgaCGAGATACTGATTGGTGTATGcagtactttttatttttatttttttacactagatataaattaaattttagtcacatatttataacagtattccaaaaaaattagtttcttttaaatgatataaatactaaataaattaattaaatttataaaattgataataaataaatattttggaataatattttggaataaataaataatttttctagtagtggttGCACTACCATACATGGTGGGATCAGCTAAGATATTGTCTTCAATAAAATTTCTCCAAAATACCATTTGTATATATCAGTTtcgtactatatatatatatatatatatatatatcttttcccTTAATTGAAATGAGCAAAGATATAAGAAAATAAGCAAGGAAAGATACCAGATCCATGCTATAACAGTCGATAACTAATCTACATGTTTAGCCCCTGGACAACACAAATTGttggaatattttaaaaataaaattcacagtGGACAACACTAATTGCTTAAACACTTtcaattaatgaaaattatagCGTAAAATGTTCATACTTACAAGAAATTGAAGTAATTACTAAACTTAAATGGGGTCTCTAAATTATCCTAtgtgaaaatagaaataattagCCCTATATATTGTACCAATTTGGTGTAATTAATACTTTCAATCAGTCATGTTAAAGTACATATATAGAGAATTATATCGATCAGGTGTGATGAGGTAATTTAGCCCCATTTTTGTTTAGAATAAGTTAGACAATCCCAATTTAAAATAGCCGTGattactaattttaaattacagtAATATCTTAACCGTAACGTTGAGCACCAATGAAACACTtaggcaaaaagaaaaaatgaaaccatTGATGTGTGGCACTAGTTCTTCTAGTCTTCTAGTCTGTCTAGAAAGGGAAATGCTTAGAAAATTTTAGCCGCCTGGTCTCAAATCTAACAACTCTATATCATATTCACCAGCTCccattataaaactaatttttcaagCACAGGTATTGGATACCTACAATTTCAGTTGTAGAAGGTAATACTGAAAAATTTATCATGACGTTGATGTGGGAcatcttaatctaatattttgaCAAGCATATTTAGTCATTACGAATGCTTCAACCATCAAATAGTTAACTAATCCTAGAattggtaatatatatatatatatatatatatatatatatcaatggcTTCGTCCTATAAATAGCTAACTTCCCATGCTACAAAATACAAGTCTCTCACACACTTAGAATTAAGTTAGTAGCGAGAGAGGGAGAAATGAAGGTTGTTTACTTCTTCGTTGTGCTATTGGCTTTGGCATCCTCCATTGCCTTTGCTTATGATCCAAGCCCCCTGCAAGACTTTTGTGTGGCTATCAATGATACCAAAACTGGTGGTATATACGTTTTATATTCTTACTCTTGCATAAATTTTGGTTCTAGTATattttgagtaaaaaataatcatcataaaaCTAGTTTCTAAGTGATTTGGTTTTTTAATGTGCAGTGTTCGTGAATGGAAAATTTTGCAAGGATCCAAAGCTTGCTAAGGCTGAAGATTTCTTCTTTCCTGGATTGGGACCCGGAAACACTTCAAACCCCCTAGGCTCAAAGGTGACAGCTGTCACGGTTAATGAAATATTAGGGCTCAACACACTTGGCATTTCCTTGGCACGCATAGATTTTGCACCAAAGGGTTTGAACCCTCCACACACTCACCCTCGAGGGACAGAGATTCTTGTAGTCTTGGAAGGTACCCTCTATGTTGGCTTTGTTGCGTCCAATCAAAACGATAACCGTTTATTCACCAAAGTGCTGAACAAGGGTGATGTGTTTGTGTTCCCTATTGGGCTCATTCACTTCCAGCAAAACATAGGTTATGGAAATGCTTTGGCCATTGCTGGTCTTAGTAGCCAAAACCCTGGAGTTATTACCATTGCAAATGCTGTGTTTGGATCTAAACCTCCTATCTCTGATGAAGTTCTTGCCAAAGCTTTTCAAGTGGGCAAAAACGTAATCGACTACCTTCAGAAGCAATTCTGGTACAACAATAGTTAGGTGGGAACATAATAGAATCGCGATACCGTACATCTTGCTCTGGCCTAGGTTGGATAAATGATTTTCTCAATTCTGCTTCATGCAATAGTCAATTACTATAtactatattaaataaatggaATGCATGTGGCTATTATATGTGTAACACAGTTGTTTTGTGTGGATGTGAACTTGATTTCATATATCAATATTTAAAGTCTAATAACAAAGGACAATAACGTGCCAAACACATACAAGTCTTAAAAGTTATATGCCAATATTGGATACTAACCGGTGGAAATGGGTCAAATTGTTGGATAAGATATGtgatggagcttacatcagctAGACTAAGTCAAGTTTTTGCaagtaataaattatttgtgcACAAATATGTACTAAAATTTGAACACATGACATCATGTGTACTACTTTAAATCTCCCACCATTaggtataagaaataaaatagacaatttttttaaaaaaatctttttaatttgaataattagACATAAGCACAGTAATATACATAAAAAGTTGAGTCTTCAATAAGATAAATCAAAGGCTTATGGCTTATTTagtaataaacttttaaaaagttatcAGAAAGATGACATTAAACCTTGAAAGTATATGTACCAAGAAAATTTTTACTAgacctaataaaataatatttaaaattatttggctATTATTCACAGGCACAAATGTGTGTCACCGACTCGGGTTTGGAAGAGAGAgcgattttatttttgatatatttttcttaaattattattatcattactaATAGCTCTAACTCCTATCCTGCCAAAATACTCcctaagatttcaaattttcaaaaaatttaaaatatataaatatctaattggcatttcaattaaattttttatttttataacaatttagtTAAATAAAGCGATTGAAATTTCTTATAttccaaatattttatttaaataaaattatttaatgtttatttaagaTGATTAAGCAGTTGTAAAATACTGCCTCAGTTCATTCATTCTATTTTATCGTGTACTCAAAATAATGATTACAAAAGATAATCTCGatccaataaatttaaaatcaactaAACTAATTTCACTGCACATTAAAATTCCTTCATATTACTTGAAAATAATCTTTTAGAATGCCCATATTTTAGAAATCTCTAAAATTTTAATGCCCAAACAAgtcatttcaattaataataatttatttactcAATGCATTCATAAactcaatttcaaattaaattccaCTCAAAATTCCTCatccaaagagagagagagagagaaggcaGAACTAAAAAGccaaacattttcttttataaataagaataagtCACATTGTTTTACTCTCTTACTACTACGGGGTAGTCCACCGACGGTGATGAGTACGTCAcgaattttctcttttactaATCCGAGGTAAGGTAATACATCATCAACAATGAGTAACTAAATAGCCCATCAACATTTTGAGTAACTACGCCTCAACAATGTGGGTAACTACGcctcttaattttctttatctaCATTCCCGTCTAATTCCTACGTCTACCTGTCATAAGGACATTCTAGATCATTTTCAGTGACCTTAAAATGCTGTGGACGTTGACCAGAGCAATGCAGATTccacattttaaaatatgatctCTCAAGATTCCTCACCTGCAATATTCAGTGCAGCAACTTAAAGAACTGAACAGGCAACGGAAATACCATAAGATTGTTGTATAGAGGGTTTATATAATGTCGAACTCACCCAACGGGCCGTGTCAAATAGAGGGCAAGTCATGCGTACAGCTTTAAGCTTATTAGTAAGAGCCTGAAGCTTCGGCCGATTCAGAGCCAATGAGACTGCTCTATCTTCATACTCTTCCATGCTACACGGTTTCACAAAAGttgaaaattaagtaaaaggCAGGAAGAAGTTTACAAAAATAAGTAAGCAAATCGGGCACTGCCTAATCTTTGAAAAGTTAGAAGTCTGGCAgagcactaaacaaaaaacaaactggAAGGTGCTAACCTGCTAACAATCATCTCCTCCCCTAGTCCAGTGGCAAGACAGAGTGACCCAGCAACCCTAGTAGCCATTTTCTCAAGAGGCAGAGTAACCATTGGCAAACCTGCCCATAGTATATCTGTTCCTGTTGTATGTGCATTGCATAAAGgcctaaaagaaaacaaagtccACGCACATAAAACGAAGAAAAACTATATAAGTGAACAACTGGAAGCAGAACAGGAAAGGGGAGAGGGCCAACTGGATGCGAACAGGAAAATAaagacacaaataaaaaaaatacaggtcAGTAATTACGAGTCAAGGAATAAGTCTGCTAAAGAACTCCGTCTGATGTGTTCATTCTTCATTGCAACATctgtgaaaataatttgatcCGGCTGTACCCCTTGTGCAGCAGCATCTGAAAGACGTCCAGCACTCAATACAAATAGGATAATAATAACTTGAAAAGAACTATGCGTATTCACAAGGACAATGCCCATTGgagaacaaataaaaatgaaacctgATATTACCGATCAGAGTctaaaaaacataatcaaacgACAACACATACATGCTCTCAGTCTCATTTCCCCAGCTGCAGGAAATCTGAGGAGCCAGAGTGCACTGTTGGGTACCCGTTTAAGAATATTACACCTAAAATAATACAAGCATTGTCAGACATGTAGAGAATAAGATGCcaaattttggaaaaatagaagaaatatggAACATAATTGAGGGATATTATATTCTATATAAACAAGCAATAAAGAGCATCCTGACATTACcatgtattaaatatttcagGATCCATCTTGTAAAGTTGATTGAAGCatgcaaatataaatttatcctCAGGTAGACCATAATCTGATCGTTTGTGTGGGCAGTTTGGATCTAACACATCCTGATTTTTCTGAACAAACAAAACATGCAGGATAAAGACACTCAATGCCAAGCATacaaatacataaaaaacacaaacaaaattaagCCCAAGATTATGCattaaaagttcaaaaaaacAACCTGTTTATAATCATTTACAAAGTAGCAATGCGGTAGATGTACAATCTTCTCTGAATATATATTTGCATACCGTAGTGGTGAAACAAACTGCAAGTAATAAGAAATCAGGAAGCATGTAATGAGTTATAGCAAATCATTCTCTCACTCATCTGCAAGCATCAAGTATCTAACCTCATCAGTGACTAAGTAGTCTATGTAAGTAGCCCCAGTTGTTCCAGGGAATCCCATATATGAAACTTGAATGGGTGCAGGTTGCATAGCAAATATCTCATTTCTGGCACCCTGAAAAATAATGAGGGAAAATCCAAGCATAAAATTTACCAGGCCATGATACAATTACGGTTTCAAACAACAGGGGGGAAAAAGTCACTCGCAAGTCTATAGTAAACAAGTAAAATAGAAGTATAAAACCAACTTTGATAGaacaaaattgaattaattatgaagcTTAAATACTAGAAAGAACATAAAAGAATGACTCCCTACCTTTGTATAACCATTTAGGTTGACAAGGATATGTATCTTATCCTCATTAATCATTTTTGCTATTGCATCCGATGACATGGCAGATACATCTACAAAGTGCTCTGCTTCAGACTGAATACGTTGCCTCCATTCAGTACCATCATTAACACTCAAGGCATAGCAGAACACCTACACAAATAGATTG
It includes:
- the GER12 gene encoding germin-like protein precursor, which translates into the protein MKVVYFFVVLLALASSIAFAYDPSPLQDFCVAINDTKTGVFVNGKFCKDPKLAKAEDFFFPGLGPGNTSNPLGSKVTAVTVNEILGLNTLGISLARIDFAPKGLNPPHTHPRGTEILVVLEGTLYVGFVASNQNDNRLFTKVLNKGDVFVFPIGLIHFQQNIGYGNALAIAGLSSQNPGVITIANAVFGSKPPISDEVLAKAFQVGKNVIDYLQKQFWYNNS